A portion of the uncultured Draconibacterium sp. genome contains these proteins:
- a CDS encoding (2Fe-2S) ferredoxin domain-containing protein — MTKIKTLADLRKMKEEAQSKIKLRENSANPDQVVQVKVGMATCGIASGAKETMKYFVEELEQEAIDAVVTQTGCMGYCYAEPTVEVKLPGKDPVIYGHVKKEKAREIIDSYIKRGELVDGIIPVNFKTIDD; from the coding sequence ATGACTAAAATTAAAACACTGGCTGATCTTCGGAAGATGAAAGAAGAAGCTCAGTCGAAAATCAAGCTCAGGGAAAACAGTGCAAACCCTGATCAGGTAGTGCAGGTAAAAGTGGGTATGGCCACATGTGGTATTGCATCAGGCGCAAAAGAAACCATGAAATATTTTGTGGAAGAGCTGGAACAGGAAGCCATTGATGCGGTTGTTACTCAGACCGGTTGTATGGGCTACTGTTATGCCGAGCCAACTGTTGAAGTAAAATTGCCGGGCAAAGACCCCGTGATTTACGGACATGTTAAAAAAGAAAAAGCCCGCGAAATTATAGACTCGTACATTAAACGCGGCGAATTGGTTGATGGAATTATTCCGGTAAACTTTAAAACCATAGACGACTAA
- a CDS encoding NADH-ubiquinone oxidoreductase-F iron-sulfur binding region domain-containing protein has product MTDYKMHLLICGGTGCKASESDEIKKRLNQLIHDLGLEDEVQVVLTGCFGFCEKGPIVKVLPDNTFYVQVTPNDVVEIVEEHIVKGRPVKRLLYTDPTNDKQISDSKGMDFYKKQIRIALKNCGFINPENIDEYIARDGYQALGKCLSELTPEEVIKEVKDSGLRGRGGGGFPTGLKWEITKNVENDQKYVVCNADEGDPGAFMDRSILEGDPHSVLEAMAICGYCIGADKGLVYIRAEYPLAIQRLKIAIKQAEEYGLIGDDILGSGFNFHIELRYGAGAFVCGEETALIHSMEGLRGEPTFKPPFPSVSGYMGKPTNVNNVETFTNIPVILNKGAEWFSKIGTEKSKGTKVFALAGKINNVGLIEVPMGTTLREVIYDIGGGIKDGKEFKAVQTGGPSGGCLTKDSLDIPIDYDNLLASGSMMGSGGMIVMDENDCMVSIAKFYLDFTLEESCGKCTPCRVGNKRLYELLDKITQGKGEELDIEKLKDLSVVIKDTALCGLGQTSPNPVLSTINNFEHEYKAHVLDGKCPAGQCKSLLRYDIVEDLCTGCTLCFRNCPVGAISGERRQPHYIDQTLCIKCGVCYEKCKFNAITLT; this is encoded by the coding sequence ATGACTGACTACAAAATGCATCTTTTAATTTGTGGCGGAACCGGGTGTAAAGCATCCGAAAGCGACGAAATTAAAAAACGGCTAAACCAATTGATTCACGATCTTGGGCTCGAAGATGAAGTTCAGGTGGTGTTGACCGGTTGTTTTGGTTTTTGCGAAAAAGGACCCATTGTAAAAGTATTGCCCGACAACACTTTTTACGTGCAGGTAACTCCAAACGATGTGGTTGAAATTGTGGAAGAACACATTGTAAAAGGCCGCCCGGTAAAACGTTTATTATACACCGATCCAACCAACGATAAACAGATCAGCGATTCAAAAGGCATGGATTTCTACAAAAAACAAATCCGTATTGCTTTAAAGAATTGTGGTTTTATCAATCCCGAAAATATTGACGAGTACATTGCCCGCGACGGATACCAGGCTTTGGGAAAATGTTTGTCTGAACTGACACCCGAGGAGGTAATAAAGGAGGTGAAAGATTCAGGTTTGCGAGGCCGCGGTGGTGGTGGTTTCCCAACAGGATTAAAGTGGGAGATCACTAAAAATGTAGAAAACGACCAGAAATACGTGGTTTGTAATGCTGATGAGGGCGACCCCGGTGCATTTATGGATCGCTCGATTTTGGAAGGCGATCCGCACTCGGTGCTGGAGGCGATGGCCATTTGCGGTTATTGTATTGGTGCCGATAAAGGGCTGGTTTATATCCGTGCCGAATATCCTCTGGCTATTCAACGTTTAAAAATTGCCATTAAGCAAGCCGAAGAATATGGTTTGATCGGCGATGATATTTTAGGCAGTGGCTTTAATTTTCATATTGAATTGCGTTACGGTGCCGGAGCTTTTGTTTGCGGCGAAGAAACTGCGCTGATCCACTCGATGGAAGGATTACGTGGCGAGCCAACATTTAAACCACCGTTCCCATCCGTTTCCGGATATATGGGAAAACCAACCAACGTAAACAATGTGGAGACTTTTACAAACATTCCGGTAATTTTAAATAAAGGAGCCGAATGGTTCAGTAAAATTGGTACCGAAAAATCAAAAGGAACAAAAGTGTTTGCCCTGGCCGGAAAAATCAACAATGTTGGTTTGATCGAGGTGCCAATGGGAACAACACTGCGCGAAGTGATTTACGATATTGGTGGGGGAATTAAAGATGGAAAAGAGTTTAAGGCTGTTCAAACCGGTGGACCATCGGGCGGATGTTTGACAAAAGATTCGCTGGATATCCCAATTGATTACGACAACCTGCTGGCATCAGGATCAATGATGGGATCGGGCGGAATGATCGTTATGGACGAGAACGATTGTATGGTTTCCATTGCTAAATTTTATCTTGATTTTACGCTGGAAGAATCGTGTGGAAAATGTACGCCATGTCGTGTTGGAAACAAACGCCTTTACGAGTTACTGGATAAAATTACCCAGGGAAAAGGAGAAGAACTGGATATTGAAAAGTTGAAAGATTTAAGTGTGGTAATTAAAGATACAGCACTTTGTGGTTTGGGGCAGACTTCGCCTAACCCGGTGCTTTCAACCATAAATAATTTCGAGCATGAATACAAGGCTCACGTGCTGGACGGTAAATGTCCGGCGGGGCAGTGTAAATCGCTCCTTCGTTACGATATTGTAGAGGATCTGTGTACCGGTTGTACACTTTGTTTCCGCAATTGCCCGGTGGGAGCGATTTCCGGAGAGCGCCGCCAACCACATTATATCGACCAGACTTTGTGTATTAAGTGTGGCGTGTGTTACGAGAAATGTAAATTCAATGCAATAACCCTAACCTAA